One Dreissena polymorpha isolate Duluth1 chromosome 9, UMN_Dpol_1.0, whole genome shotgun sequence genomic window carries:
- the LOC127845367 gene encoding myeloperoxidase-like encodes MLKKLNRPAVNALYAALCLLMCVVNVPRVRTDTVSKVKDAVKGCAKEKWAGPAKGFGCPLRKIHQRGQPTAADAAADRDLSTMMASVRKMRKEGSSVAEIENDTVVAEFQRLLKNLPLCPKSPVRCNPRETFRSINGTCNNLKNPTWGMSGAAERRLLPAAYDDGLNLPRSSGIDGKPLPFARTVSNAVHRGPQQLKSPKLTLQAFQFGQFVDHDIILTPLSKAVDDCCAENDDQDNCFNINFAEDDPFVPRFKAGYCMEVPRSAGILCKSSAGGILQRQQTNDLTSFVDASNVYGSSEARLALLREGTTPFMKVSQGADGPRLPDGPDNVCRSDAANGIRCSIAGDVRVNEIPSLISYHNVFVLEHNRLANGIRQYFPDDEEAFQQTRKLLIGIMQKIVYDEFLPAFLSPSAMTKNKLASSNRYKYNSKLDPTAANVFGIAFRMGHTWIPTFMSVFTKNFKPFRETLLNLTFGDPNMTYIQSVNGGQSGMKGLSYALSALKSQNTDRIIEDTVRNNLFVNTLADTSFDLASLNIQRGRDHGLPSYNEFRKWCGLSSVSSWKTSSPGGLVDHTLETINLLKAAGYSSPQDIDFFPGALSEKPVSGGTLGPTMECIIGDQFRRLKFGDRFFYQNKKTGFNKAQQAAIQKYSLASLLCQNYNFDKINFPNVFKQADPLRSCQQITDIDVNSFCVSSADGSRIPNNGTNVAEEEDVSPDSDGSADSDDENAK; translated from the exons ATGCTCAAAAAGTTAAATAGACCCGCTGTCAAC GCACTCTATGCAGCCCTATGTTTGCTGATGTGTGTGGTGAATGTCCCGAGGGTTCGAACCGACACTGTATCTAAAGTAAAGGACGCTGTTAAAGGATGTGCTAAAGAAAAATGGG CTGGTCCCGCTAAAGGATTTGGTTGCCCTTTACGGAAGATCCACCAACGAGGTCAACCCACCGCTGCTGATGCTGCCGCTGACAGGGACTTGTCAACCATGATGGCCTCTGTGCGCAAAATGCGTAAAGA AGGAAGTAGTGTGGCTGAGATTGAAAATGACACCGTGGTGGCGGAATTCCAGCGTCTTCTGAAAAATCTTCCTTTATGTCCGAAATCGCCGGTCCGATGCAATCCTCGTGAAACGTTTCGGTCTATTAATGGAACGTGCAACAATCTGAAGAACCCCACGTGGGGAATGTCAGGGGCAGCCGAGCGTCGTCTACTTCCGGCAGCATATG ATGACGGTCTGAACCTCCCTCGTTCAAGTGGTATTGATGGAAAACCTCTGCCGTTCGCACGAACGGTCAGCAACGCAGTCCATAGGGGTCCGCAGCAGCTGAAGTCGCCAAAACTTACCTTGCAGGCATTCCAGTTTGGTCAGTTCGTCGACCACGACATAATATTAACCCCACTGAGCAAGG CTGTCGACGATTGCTGTGCCGAAAATGACGA TCAAGACAATTGTTTCAACATCAACTTCGCTGAAGATGATCCTTTTGTGCCACGGTTCAAGGCCGGATACTGCATGGAGGTCCCGAGGTCAGCTGGGATCCTttgcaagtcatcag CCGGTGGAATATTGCAACGTCAGCAGACAAATGATCTAACGTCATTCGTCGACGCTTCAAACGTCTACGGTTCGTCGGAAGCGCGTCTGGCGTTATTGCGAGAGGGAACTACAC CGTTTATGAAGGTCTCACAGGGTGCAGATGGACCCCGCCTTCCTGACGGTCCTGATAACGTGTGCCGTTCAGACGCGGCTAATGGTATACGTTGCAGTATTGCTG GTGACGTACGAGTCAACGAAATTCCGTCTCTTATTTcataccacaatgtgtttgtacTCGAACACAATCGTCTGGCGAATGGAATAAGGCAATATTTTCCGGATGACGAGGAAGCATTCCAGCAGACGAGAAAACTCCTGATCGGAATCATGCAGAAGATTGTTTACGATGAATTTCTCCCTGCTTTCCTTTCACCGTCAGCGATGACGAAAAATAAACTTGCCAGTTCAAACAGATACAAATACAATTCGAAGCTTGATCCTACAGCTGCCAACGTTTTTGGAATAGCGTTCCg TATGGGCCACACTTGGATTCCTACGTTTATGTCGGTGTTCACGAAGAACTTCAAGCCGTTCCGCGAGACACTTCTCAACCTGACCTTCGGTGATCCCAACATGACCTACATACAGTCTGTGAACGGAGGTCAATCAGGGATGAAGGGGCTGTCCTACGCGCTGTCTGCCCTCAAATCACAGAACACTGACAG AATCATCGAAGACACTGTCCGCAACAATCTATTTGTCAACACGTTGGCCGATACTTCCTTCGATCTGGCATCCCTGAATATCCAGAGGGGTCGCGACCACGGTCTACCCTCCTACAACGAGTTCCGGAAATGGTGCGGACTGTCGTCAGTGAGTTCCTGGAAAACCTCCTCACCAGGAGGCCTTGTTGATCACACCCTTGAGACAATCAATCTTCTAAAGGCTGCTGGTTACAG TTCGCCCCAAGACATAGACTTTTTCCCCGGAGCCCTGAGCGAAAAGCCCGTCTCTGGTGGAACCTTGGGTCCGACCATGGAGTGTATTATAGGAGACCAGTTCCGGAGACTCAAGTTCGGAGATAGATTCTTCTATCAGAACAAGAAGACTGGCTTTAACAAAG CACAACAGGCCGCCATTCAAAAATACAGCCTGGCCTCCCTGCTGTGTCAGAACTACAACTTCGACAAGATTAATTTTCCAAACGTCTTCAAACAAGC